One part of the Sulfolobus tengchongensis genome encodes these proteins:
- the amrB gene encoding AmmeMemoRadiSam system protein B, producing the protein MKRLPAVAGSFYEGEPNKLKAQIEWSFKHKVGPGFLPQLPTEKNRKRDNLFFIVPHAGYIYSGPVAAHSYFHLVSEGKPDTVIILGPNHTGLGSYVSAWPKGEWETPLGSVKIDEEVLMQLVKESEVIDLDDKAHLYEHSIEVQLPFLQYFFGGDFKIVPIVIMMQTAEIAEFLADAIYKIIQKNPEKDIVVLASSDMNHYDPHEVTLKKDEEAIEKIQQLDYKGLYEVVEEKDVTLCGYAPIMVNLILAKKFNKKAYILKHATSGDTSGPKDSVVGYLAARFGS; encoded by the coding sequence ATGAAGAGGTTACCTGCGGTCGCAGGTTCGTTTTATGAGGGAGAACCCAATAAACTAAAAGCTCAAATTGAGTGGTCTTTTAAGCATAAGGTAGGCCCTGGCTTTCTTCCTCAGTTGCCAACCGAAAAGAATAGGAAAAGGGATAATTTGTTTTTTATAGTGCCTCATGCAGGTTATATTTATAGTGGTCCCGTAGCTGCTCACTCTTACTTTCATCTAGTCTCAGAAGGAAAGCCGGATACGGTAATAATATTGGGACCTAATCATACTGGCTTGGGTTCTTACGTTTCTGCCTGGCCTAAAGGAGAATGGGAGACTCCTTTAGGTAGTGTAAAAATAGATGAAGAAGTGTTAATGCAATTAGTGAAAGAATCTGAGGTAATAGATTTAGATGACAAAGCGCATTTATATGAGCATTCCATAGAGGTTCAACTGCCTTTTTTGCAGTACTTTTTTGGGGGAGACTTTAAGATAGTTCCAATTGTTATAATGATGCAGACTGCTGAAATTGCTGAATTTTTAGCAGATGCTATATACAAAATTATTCAGAAGAATCCAGAGAAAGATATAGTAGTACTAGCAAGTAGTGATATGAATCACTATGATCCACACGAGGTTACATTGAAAAAGGATGAAGAGGCAATAGAGAAAATTCAACAATTAGATTATAAGGGATTATATGAGGTAGTTGAGGAAAAGGATGTGACATTGTGTGGTTACGCTCCAATAATGGTTAACTTAATTTTAGCTAAGAAGTTCAATAAGAAAGCTTACATATTAAAGCATGCAACATCGGGCGATACCTCAGGACCTAAGGATTCAGTTGTGGGCTATCTTGCAGCACGTTTTGGAAGTTAA